A single window of Cytophagales bacterium DNA harbors:
- a CDS encoding DUF433 domain-containing protein — protein sequence MCINNSDLLENFPELETEDILACMLYAAKLVEEEKVYLDTVYK from the coding sequence ATTTGTATAAATAATAGTGATTTGCTTGAAAACTTTCCCGAACTTGAAACAGAGGATATTTTAGCTTGTATGCTATATGCTGCCAAATTAGTAGAAGAGGAAAAAGTATATTTAGATACTGTTTATAAATAA